A window of Lysobacterales bacterium genomic DNA:
GTTCGCACCGCTGGCCCTGGAGATCTTCGCGACCATCGATGCCGCCGCGCGCGCCGAGGTCGGACCGCGGCTGCGGCTGTTCATCGCCCACGCCCACGGCCGGCTCGCAGTCGGCGACATCGCCGTCGTCGTGGCCGCCGGCACACCGCACCGCGACGAAGCCTTTCGTGCTTGCCGATTGGCGATCGAGCAGGTCAAGCACGCAGCGCCGATCTGGAAACAGGAACACTACGCCGACGGCGACAGCGCCTGGAGCGAAGGTTGCTCGTTGTGCGGACAGCGGCCGGACGACGTCAGAGGAAAGTCGCCGTGAAACTGCAACTGCAGACCGGCAGTGCGCGCCTGCGCCTGGATGAGGCCGAGCTGACGCGGCTGCTGGCTGGCGAGACGCTGGTGCTGACCGTCGCACCGTGGCCCGGCGCCCGCTGGTGTCTGGAAGTCGCACTCGGCACGGTGCTGTCGTTGCGCCGCGAACCAACGCTGCAGTTGCAATTGCCGCGCGCGCCGGTCGAGACCTACGCCACTACGCTACCGCGACGCGACGCCTGCGCGTTCGCGCTGGCCGATGCCTTGGACCTGCAGCTCGAGATCGACGTCCGCGACAGCGTCCGCGTGCGTGGTCGCGGCAAGCGCTGAGGTTGCAGTTCCACTCACGAGTCAAATCCGCTTCGCAGCCGCCATGCCGAACTCATGCAGCGGCGGAAACGACTAATCGAGCGCGCGCTGCGGACGTTCGTGTCCGGGTGGGAGCTGCAGGCGGCGCGAGCGCACCAGCTGCCACGGCCGGAACAGGTACGCGACCGCGGCCAGACCGCTCCACACATGCACCAGGCGGGTAAACGGGAACACCAGGAAGATCG
This region includes:
- a CDS encoding molybdenum cofactor biosynthesis protein MoaE, whose protein sequence is MPASNLHREIADIAVCGLDAAAALDFVSDPGFGGLALFVGKVRAHNHGRDVIGVSYDLFAPLALEIFATIDAAARAEVGPRLRLFIAHAHGRLAVGDIAVVVAAGTPHRDEAFRACRLAIEQVKHAAPIWKQEHYADGDSAWSEGCSLCGQRPDDVRGKSP